One stretch of Miscanthus floridulus cultivar M001 chromosome 18, ASM1932011v1, whole genome shotgun sequence DNA includes these proteins:
- the LOC136522889 gene encoding uncharacterized protein produces the protein MTNDAGTPRKNRKTRKRKKMMMTGASLTTTGKKTAKTTDHPGQLQGELNHVPIQPPPAAARNAAGEGQQEVEDTAADEAAAQRKEPPGEQEQERAAAATASCRRDDDDTDDERQTCCICGTARWHNEYFCAWNYMDGRVCKTCRSGCGPGRHAAAAAASHRRRDALRRFVRVTNLPSSLDQRDLERLFQRFGPLRMSVITTILAPPGSAGFGYVAFKEREHAEEAVDKLNGHHVGDRKLRVDWAYPRA, from the coding sequence ATGACCAACGACGCGGGAACGCCTAGGAAGAACCGTaagacgaggaagaggaagaagatgatgatgaccgGAGCGTCGTTAACGACAACCGGGAAGAAGACCGCGAAGACAACAGACCACCCGGGGCAACTGCAAGGTGAATTGAACCACGTGCCGATCCaaccgccgccggccgccgcgcgcAATGCTGCCGGCGAGGGCCAGCAGGAGGTGGAGGATACGGCCGCCGACGAGGCGGCTGCACAGAGGAAGGAGCCGCCGGGAGAGCAAGAGCAggaacgcgccgccgccgcgacggCATCATGTCGCCGTGACGACGACGACACTGACGACGAGCGGCAAACCTGCTGCATCTGCGGCACGGCGAGATGGCACAACGAGTACTTCTGCGCCTGGAACTACATGGACGGGCGCGTCTGCAAAACCTGCAGATCGGGGTGCGGGCCCGGCCggcacgcggcggcggcggcggcgagccaccgccgccgggaCGCCTTGCGGCGCTTCGTGCGAGTGACCAACCTGCCGTCGAGCCTTGACCAGCGGGACCTGGAGCGGCTCTTCCAGCGGTTCGGGCCGCTCCGGATGTCCGTTATCACGACGATTCTCGCGCCGCCCGGCAGCGCTGGCTTCGGCTATGTGGCGTTCAAGGAGCGGGAGCACGCCGAGGAGGCCGTCGACAAGCTCAATGGTCATCACGTCGGCGACCGTAAACTGCGGGTCGACTGGGCCTATCCACGTGCATGA
- the LOC136524819 gene encoding meiosis-specific protein PAIR2-like has product MADHMLLLTRNLLRIAIYHICYIRGLFHEKCFSEKSVLSPEMKNQKLMPVDHDVARLVDWMEKGVCDALQKKYLKTLLFCICEKEEGPMIEEYAFSFSYPNTNSEEIAMIISRTGSENGSTAFKPNASELTPDQMKRYGCKMIRALVSLMKTVDSKPNIEERTVLVKLLYYDDVAPEDYEPPCAENEAINIWNKNPLKMEVGNVNSKHLVLALKVKGVLDPCDDNNAKSGCDEMRVDNDFDIDGDFSDTQLLKFQVQLSGRRFGYVLCTSQKKFKFMLDSGATHHICYDEAIMRNLREVKKEDRLPVYSSGGKELSAERMGCIDLKNFSLNPVCLIPSMKFNCPVRLADKPWLKVPLADLL; this is encoded by the exons ATGGCGGACCATATGCTTCTACTG ACCAGGAATCTACTTCGGATTGCCATATATCACATATGCTACATAAGAGGCCTATTTCATGAGAAATGTTTCAGTGAAAAGTCAGTTCTATCACCAG AGATGAAGAATCAGAAGCTTATGCCAGTGGATCATGACGTGGCGAGACTCGTAGATTGGATGGAGAAAG GTGTCTGTGATGCATTACAAAAAAAATACCTCAAGACCCTTCTCTTTTGTATCTGCGAGAAGGAGGAAGGTCCGATGATTGAGGAGTATGCCT TCTCATTTAGCTACCCGAACACAAATTCTGAGGAAATAGCAATGATCATTAGCCGGACAGGGAGCGAAAATGGAAGCACCGCATTCAAGCCAAATGCTTCAGAATTAACACCTGATCAGATGAA GAGGTACGGATGTAAGATGATTAGAGCACTTGTTTCACTTATGAAGACCGTGGACTCAAAGCCAAATATAGAGGAG AGAACTGTTCTGGTGAAGCTGCTATACTATGATGATGTAGCA CCTGAGGATTATGAGCCTCCCTGTGCTGAAAATGAGGCCATAAATATATGGAACAAGAACCCCTTGAAGATGGAAGTGGGGAATGTCAATAGCAAGCACCTTGTGTTAGCTTTGAAG gTGAAAGGAGTCCTGGACCCATGTGATGATAACAACGCAAAAAGCGGATGTGATGAAATGAGGGTCGATAATGATTTCGACATTGATGGTGACTTTTCTGATACTCAG TTGTTGAAGTTTCAGGTGCAGCTTTCTGGAAGAAGATTTGGATATGTGCTTTGCACCTCACAGAAGAAGTTTAAATTTATGCTTGACTCCGGTGCGACACATCACATTTGCTATGATGAAGCCATAATGCGTAACTTGagggaggtgaagaaggaagaccGGCTACCTGTATACTCATCAGGTGGTAAAGAACTCAGCGCAGAGAGGATGGGATGCATTGACCTTAAGAATTTTAGCCTGAATCCAGTTTGTTTAATCCCTTCAATGAAATTcaattgccctgttcgcttggctgataagccatggctgaaagtaccgttggctgatttgttgtga
- the LOC136522888 gene encoding putative F-box/LRR-repeat protein At5g02700, translated as MTMKRRKASDGTAEPCSGVGGGDRLSGLPDELIGRILSFLPTPQAALTAQLSRQWRRAWAHVSALNLSVRDCVRRGKGPRFCALATAALARFPTPGIPAISVEVDHHIYLVDEWYGRAMARAVGSVRVASLRGLSFLRLPPCTHAEALDVTAPRTTLALPEAGLAFGRLAELSLALLQLGGARPLDEFLASCCPRLRTLRLRRVRGHSVRRLALRTGALEVLDLDTVDDLVTLDVVAAKLRCLSVRSCFRLARDGDGGEVTVSAPRIEAVCWYRSYPEQLTFRDGGLAHVRLLAGPLKLLTLGRWDQFDAPYTTQLLRSCALAVDQLDMELVVPDEMALLNWLGAPAEARATCEDLIGHVPALPCVRVLSLKIRWGFGGGGVAPRLASFLSRTPSLTRLRIDASPYCLTVYEGEEAAPPPPRGKQHQWKRSDVGADEQSRVRLDGLREMSVDGLKGTDSEEHRLVQLLLASAPPSLERMSLTFRDAAASIVDEIAAEIPVHFPMATGRWDRCTTSVLTWTRVTTAQPEHQLF; from the exons ATGACCATGAAAAGGCGCAAGGCTTCGGACGGGACCGCGGAACCCTGCTCgggggtcggcggcggcgatcgCCTCAGCGGCCTTCCCGACGAACTGATCGGGCGAATCCTCTCCTTCCTGCCCACCCCGCAAGCCGCGCTCACGGCCCAGCTGTCGCGGCAATGGCGGCGAGCCTGGGCGCACGTCTCCGCCCTGAACCTGTCGGTCCGGGACTGCGTGCGGAGAGGGAAGGGGCCCCGGTTCTGCGCCCTCGCCACCGCGGCGCTCGCCCGGTTCCCGACGCCCGGCATCCCCGCCATCTCCGTCGAGGTCGACCACCACATCTACCTCGTCGACGAGTGGTACGGCCGGGCGATGGCGCGCGCTGTCGGGTCCGTGCGCGTCGCGTCGCTGCGGGGGCTGAGCTTCCTGCGCCTCCCTCCCTGCACGCACGCGGAGGCGCTGGACGTGACTGCGCCGCGCACCACGCTTGCGCTCCCCGAGGCGGGCCTGGCGTTCGGCAGGCTGGCCGAGCTGAGCCTCGCGCTGCTGCAGCTGGGCGGCGCGCGCCCCCTGGACGAGTTCCTGGCGTCGTGCTGCCCCCGGCTGAGGACGCTGCGGCTGCGCCGCGTCAGGGGGCACTCCGTGCGCCGGCTCGCCCTCCGCACGGGCGCGCTCGAGGTGCTCGACCTCGACACCGTCGACGACCTGGTAACCCTGGACGTGGTGGCCGCCAAGCTCCGGTGCCTGAGCGTGCGCTCCTGCTTCCGCCTCGCAagagacggcgacggcggcgaggtGACCGTCTCGGCTCCGCGGATCGAGGCGGTTTGCTGGTACCGCAGCTACCCGGAGCAGCTCACCTTCCGCGACGGCGGCCTGGCACACGTCCGCCTGCTCGCCGGCCCGCTCAAGCTCCTGACGCTCGGACGGTGGGACCAGTTCGACGCCCCGTACACCACGCAGCTCCTGCGGTCCTGCGccctcgccgtcgaccagctcGACATGGAGCTCGTGGTGCCGGACGAGATGGCTCTGCTCAACTGGCTCGGCGCCCCTGCAGAGGCGCGCGCGACGTGCGAGGACCTGATCGGCCACGTGCCGGCGCTGCCCTGTGTCCGCGTGCTCTCGCTGAAGATCCGGTGGgggttcggcggcggcggcgtcgcgcCACGCCTGGCCTCCTTCCTCTCGCGAACGCCGAGCTTAACGAGGCTCCGAATCGATGCGAGCCCCTACTGCCTCACCGTCTAT GAGGGCGAagaggcggcgccgccgccgccgcgaggaaAGCAGCACCAGTGGAAGAGGAGTGACGTCGGCGCGGATGAACAAAGCAGGGTTCGTCTCGACGGCCTTCGCGAGATGAGCGTCGACGGGCTCAAAGGCACGGACAGCGAAGAGCACAGGCTCGTACAACTCTTGCTCGCCAGCGCGCCGCCGTCGCTGGAGAGGATGTCCCTCACGTTCCGTGACGCGGCGGCGTCCATTGTCGATGAGATCGCCGCCGAGATCCCGGTTCACTTTCCCATGGCGACCGGGCGCTGGGATCGCTGCACGACGAGCGTGCTCACGTGGACCAGGGTGACGACTGCACAGCCAGAGCACCAACTGTTCTAA